The Chrysemys picta bellii isolate R12L10 chromosome 3, ASM1138683v2, whole genome shotgun sequence DNA window GAATTCCTCCATTTCTGAGCTGCAGTAGACAAACAATCCTTAATTCAGCTGGTGTGTCAAATGTAAACATGTCAGCGAGGTACTCTTGCAATGGTCTGAAAGGTGGGTGCGACCAGTGATGGATGTTGCTAAAGATGCTGCATCTGAGGTGGGATTTGTCTATGCAACGGCACGTTATCAGGTAAAAGAATTGTCCATGACTAGACAAACTCTATATGGAAGGGGAGTTAGAACTTTTGGTGAGAGCTCCTTTGGCCCTCACCTATTGGCAGCTTAAATAATCAATTTGTGGAAGAATAATATGGAATTATTCCATGACATATGAGTTATCAGCTCGTGGTTCCACTGAATATTAACAACTCTTCCAATCTTTCTTTTCCAGAAAAACATTAGACTATATATTATAATGACCACTGGATGTCACTCTTGATCTAAATTCAGCTTCACTAGCGCAAACTGTCTCAGCAGAAAACAACAATGGATGCCTGGGATAGAATTAAACCAAGGTGACTGGTTGGCTCTGAGAATTGGTAATGGGATAACATTGATTTCTTCACCTCTGGGTAATGGTAGTTAGCAGATAAGTAGCAACTAACAGTTGTTACAGCTTGTCTGATGCTTGGTGGTCAAAGAAATTTACTATCTAGTGTTTCGtgaacatagggtgaccagatgtcctgattttatagggacagtcccaattttggggtctttttcttatataggctcctattaccccccaccctcgtcccgatttttcacatttgctgtctggtcaccctaagtgaacAGGAACCGAAAGTGCCATCACAACAGTTCATACTCAATAGCATCCTCTTTGACAGTCCCTGCAGGATGGTTAAGGACTGAATGGACATGGATTCTGAATTTCTGTCTTACCTCCAATGTCTTTATGTAACACCCAAGAAACTATGAATATTAAACCACTTGAACGCTCAAAGGCACCAGGAATGTTTCTGGCACCAGAGCAagccccctgccaaatttcaagcccttgctccaaagcatagaagcactagagcttctcaacaaaatTTTACAATTTTATCAGGACAAAACAACATATTTCCCCCTAATCTCATTCTCAGAGATGGATAGACCATTTTTGTGGAAACTTTCCCCCAAAAAATCCAGTCTGAGGCACACACCTGGTATGAAAATTTTCAGGCCAGATAGTTAAATTTTGGCAAAGTTTTAAGTAAATAAAAACAGGATGTTATAATGGGAAATATCAGGCAACCTTAACGATAAATAGTGCTAGCCTATAATAATGACCCTCACACACCATATCACACAAAATACTTTAGAAGAGCATGTGTGGAACAAAATATACTAATCTTAGGTCATGGAATACCTAATTCATTTTCAAAGGAATGCATACACTATACAGAGAAAAGGAATACAGACTGGCCCAGAATACctttaatttgtatttaaatatttgtcaGTGCTCCCTTAACCTAATCCACCAAAACAGTATATCCAGACCCACACTATCCCGATGAATACAATTACAAAGTGTGTTGGTAAAAGTTATTGGGTCTGCAAATTGAcagaactccattgactttaaaggaatTGCAACAATTTATTGCATTAGTCCATTAATTCCATTTTATAGTTGAACCATATCGAGGTTGAGGACTTGCTTAAAGTAACACATGAAGCCTGTGGCAGACTAGTTTTCCAGACTCactggcccagatcttcaaaggtatttacgtgcctaaGTCCCATAGgttggcacctaaatacctttaggaTCTGGGCCCTGTCCTTTATTTTAACCCCTAAACCATCCTTTTCTTTAGAATAAATCCGTTTCCCCCATATCATTTAGCATGATCGACggggcatttttttaaaagtaattgaaGCTGTCAAGATATTAAAAAAactaattgcaattaatcacgtgattaatcgcactgttaaacaataatagaatactgtttatttaaatatttttggatgttttccacattttcaaatatattgatttcaattataacacagaatacaaagtgcacagtggtcactttaaaacaaaatagtatttttcagttcacctagtactgtagtgcaatctttttatcatgaaagttgaacagatgtagaattatgtacacaaaaaacctgcattcaaaaataaaacaatgtgaaactttagagcctacaagtccactcagtcctatttcttgttcagccaatcgctcagataaacaagtttatttacatttgcgggagataatgctgtccgcttcttcttcacaatgtcacctgaaagtgagaacaggtgttcgcatggcactgttgtagccggcatcaaacgatatttacatgccagatgtgctaacggtgcacatgtcccttcatgcttcaaccacattTCCAAAgcacatgcgtccatgctgatgatgggttctgcttgataagaatccaaagcagtacagacgcatgttcattttcaaggagttcagtcacaaatttaattaatacattatttttttaacgagtgtcatcagcatggaatcatgtcctctggaatggtgtccgAAGcctgaaggggcatacaaatatttGGCATATCTGGcctgtaaatacacctctaccctgatataacgcgacccgatataacacgaattcagatataacgctcgtgggggggggggggtgctgcgcactccggcggatcaaagcaaattcgatataatgcggtttcacctataacgtggtaagattttttggctccagaggacagcgttatatcgaggtagaggtgtaccttgcAGTACCAGCTACAAAATttccatgcaaatgcctgttctcactttctggtgacattgtaaataagaagtggcagcattatctcctgcaaatataaataaacttgtttgtcttagcgattggctgaacatgaagtaggactgagtggatttgtaggctctaaagttttacattgttttgtttttgagtgcagttatgtaacaaaaaaatctacatttgtaagttgcactttcaggacaaagagattgcactacagtacttgtatgaggtgaattgaaaaatacttttcttttgtttatcttttttacagtgcaaatatttgtaaaaaataatataaagtgaacactgtacattttgtattctgcattgtaattgaaatcaatatatttgaaaatgtagaaaaacatccaaaaatatttaataaatttcaattggtattctattgtttaacagattaaactgtgattaaaactgcgatgaatcacaattattttttttttagttaatcgtgtgcGTTAACTgaaattaatcaacagccctaaaagTAATTAAACATGATAGAGTCCGATCTTCCCTTCATATATGGCTGCCATATGTTACATTCTGAGAGAGTAAAGTGCAGATAGGCTATTCACCTTTctcttaataataatattaaaataaagataTGCTTGGAAATACCAAAATTTGTAGACACACCTACACTGCAGCTATAATGTAATTAGCCAAAGAATTGTAAAACATGCAGAATTACAAATggattttctaaaaaaaatcccaaactacTCATTAAAAGCTGCACAGAGGCCTATGACTCACTTAAGTCTCACTTTTCTTTATCACTAACTTCTCTAGTGTTTTTCTTGAAAGCTAAAGGAAGTATTTAGATTGCTTTTGTTACTTTAAAGCTTCAGTTCAATGCTTGCAACTTCACACTAATGCTGAGGAGACACAGTAAGGCAAAGGCAGTGTGCACCACAAaatatacaggtttcagagtagcagccgtattagtctgtatctgcaaaaagatgtgcatccgaagaagtgggatgtagccacgaaagcttatgctcaaataaatttgttggtctctcaggtgcaacaagtactcctgtcctttTCACAAAATAtacattattcatttatttttaacaagtgCAGTTTCACTTTAATCATACACAAATTAAGGATATTAGTAACATTTTGATAATATCTTAGTAATTGGAATCCTCGTTACAACAGTGTTGTGTGTGCAAATTGTGCATTGGCTGATTTTGCAGGGGTCACTTATGCGCAGCTGAAAGTGTTATGTTGTAAACTCACTGCTTTTCTGCAGTGTTAGGTTAATGTATTAAAATAATTAGCacacatgggccagatccttagctggtgtaaactgacacagCTCCATTGGAGGACCTGGCTTTTTATGTATGTAGTTTATAGCTGAAGTTAAAAAGCTTTAAGTAGTAGGTAAGAAAAGAAAGCTTTAATTGTCTCTTCCCTTGTATGTATCAAACATAGTTTCTTCTATTAATAACAGGTTTGATCATACTACTTTTATTTGAATGGCTTTATTTGCAAATAGAGTTGCCCAAATGAGTTTTGTGTACAAATTATTGGCATGATCCTCTGAGGCGCTGAGCATCAtcacctgttgaagtcaatgggagataagGACAGTGACTAAAAcacaggtgttcagcacctcacaggctCACACCATCTATTGCTTACATGCAGAAATGGAAGCTGAGTTGGGACCTCATTGAAAGTTTCCTTAAAATTTCTTCTACTGAAAGATGAACCACTGTCCCTTTGAGGCCTGAGCCTCATTCAGTGGCATGAGCTCACGTTGTTCAGCTCAGTTTCAGACATGTTCCCACCCCAGTAATTAAATACTTGTTCAGTTGAGTTTGCTCCAGTAGAGAAGTCTACCTGCCAATTGACCTAGGCCTTGTCTGACTACACTAGAAAAATCagtacagaacaaacacacttgaGTAACCACCCCGATGGGCAGTAGCACTGATGTAAGCAGGGCTGAAGTGTTTAACCAAATGAGTCATTAAAATCTACTCTGATTATGTTTCCATTACAGGGTGGTAAGATACTGAGTCCTATCTACACTAGTGCTTTGGCCCAAGTACAGCTTCCCTGTTGTAATGCTAGTActgattttgtagtgtagatgaacCCAGAAAGTGTCTATGAAAGGGCATTAGAAAGGATTGAAGCCAGAACAAACCCCCTTGGCATCAGGCACCATCTCCCATCGTAATTATACTTAGTGCTTGGGTATACTAGAAAGCTGTCACACTTTAGCAGTACAACTCCTGAAACCTAACAGTTGTACTGGTGTAGGAATGCTTGTAACAGTATAGCTATTCCCATATGGGAAGAATATACAGGAAAGGCacctttacactggtataactgcatccacacaaggACTGGTAtcagaaatcacacccctaataaaagttatgccagtgtaacttaaATTTATTTTTGACTTCAGCTAAGGCCTAGTCTAGACTAAAGATAAAAAGAGTCTGGATTTTTAAACCCTTGGAAAAGTACAAACTTGACTGAATTTGTGATGGaaaaggtgttttttaaaaatgaaaaaacctGACAGTTTACAGAAATGTTCAAGATTTTACTGCAAACCAATGGGTTtggtcacaaaaaaaaaaaaaaaaaaaaaaaaaagtacataacCATGTTAATTACATTACAATGATGGTGTACATTACAAGCCAGGCTGTAAGTTTAAATACACATTTAGAGTTTCAACTGAAtgtacagacttttttttttttttacaatacatacaatgcaacactcccccatccccccaataatgcccactttacagatgacaattttaaaaaacaaacaaacaagaaataaaCCAACAGCTTTGACCAACTGCAGCTGGGGCATTTTGGTCCATAAAAACCTTTCTAAAAATAGAAACTTTTCATAGCAGCAATGCTTTCTTCAAGCATTTGGATATATAATTAATTGTGAGCCCATTTCAATAATTTTAGTTAACTgtatatttacaaaacaaaatcaaactcTACACTTAATTTATCTTCCAAATATGGAAGAAACAAACAATGCCCCACATTGTAGTGTCCTGCAAGTGTTACATTGATGCTTTAAACTAAGTCCCTCTGTAGTATGCATATCACACTCATACCATTTGTTCACATAGTAAACCCACATAACTGAACTGAGAAACACTCTTTgcaacaggaaaagtttggagctTAACTCGATCTCATCAGAAAAAAAGGCACGTTTCATAAAATCCTCGTCACATCCAGGTCTTCAGGCAAGGCTTTTCAGAACATTATTTCCAAACAGCAGGTTATTATTCCTACAATCTACCATAGCAGGCTATGGCAACAGTCACTTCTAATGTTCTTTCCCAAGGAGATAGCACCACTTTGGGGGAAGAACAAATCAAAATGCTTGTAAGCTTGTTTAGAGGAGTTATGtgctgatcaaaaaaaaaaaaagcatccagCAAACAGTGTAGTTGAAATTAAGGCTACAAAGCTGCCATGGTGGAGATGTGCAAATTCTGTTTCAAGATGACTGGTCAACTGGCAGCTCAGCCAGAAGGCCAATATGATAATTAAAAACcaagaagaaaggaaaacaaatgttcACAGGAAAGAATCCATGGGTGGGGCATATGAAAAGCCCAGAAACGCTTCAGCAGCTTCCTGGACGCTAGCAGTAATGAGGATACTGTCTGAAGATTGGCCAATGGAGTTGGGGACTGGCTCATCTGTAAACTCGGGGTCAAAGTGTCGCAGATCACTCGGACCACTctgtggaaaataaaaaaaaaagaaaacgagTGTTTAGTCCCCAATCTCCATTTTTCATGATTTCACAGATCACTTCAAAATGTGAAAACTCTTGTAGGGGACTCATAGTGTTATCGCCTCAGACTCACTGTTTAACAGGCTTGGCCAATTTTAGATTGCATCTTGCTGCATATGGTCTCATCTTGTTTTTAATGTATTGCCCTCCAACTAGCTCCgtgcaataaaagcaaaacaaaataatcactccACTCTCCTATACTGCAGTTTATGCAGCGGTGCCTTGGCAACTTGCAGTAGTAGACCACGTTTAATCAAAAAGCTTTATCTAAATAACCGTGTGCTTGTAGTTGAATATTGTAATTTGAcaaaacagaaattctgttttggggcagttatTTAATTTCTGTCttagtttccccatttataaaatcaGTAAGAACTGAGTTCACGGGTGTGTTTGAGAATGTCTCTACATAAACACTGGTCAATCTAAGTGCTAGATTTTACTATCCAACTATTTAAAAAATCTATCACTTTTCTCCTTATCCCCTTTAGTTAGAGCAAAAAAGTATAGCTACATTTTAGCCAGCTGCAGACGGCCTTTGGGCTACAACCTAATGTAAGGGGCAAAAAGCCCTCTCTACATTCTATAATTAGATGTGATACTTACCACATTTGGGTTAAAAGGAGGTGTAATCTTCTTATTAATGAGATCATCCCAGTTAATTGGGGAGAAGAAGATGTGATTCTTAATCTCCATCTGTTAAAGAAAAATTAGATTAATTCAGACAAGAGTAATTGAATAAGAGTGGTGTGATCTAATTATTTCTTATACCATACACAGGAACTACAAAATTGTACTTACAAAGTCCTCCTTAGCACCAACTCTCTTTGTCCTATCCTTTTGTAACAGGCCTTCCAGAAGGTGTCTAGCAGAATTGGTAATATTTGGTTTCAATTGCAGGGGTTTGTTCAAAATATTGTCATACATTTCTGCTGTGTTCCTGCTGTAGAAGGGGGGCTGtgagaaagaaataaaaaggtaAGTAAGTCTATAAGTGCTTAATAAAATTACACATATATGCATTCTACTGTAATACCACAAGCTATTGTTAGCTTAATGCCATGTGCTGCCCTTAATCCATACACAGAATTCTCAATGAGGATGAGGGCAGCAGAGGACATTGGTCGGGGTCATCATCTTAACTAAAGCCACACGTGTAGGTAATAAGTCTGGAATGACTGAAGTATAAAAATGTTTTCCTGTAAGAACTACAGTAAGCTATACACAGGCAACTAAAATATCTGGTACTTACCAGTCCATAAAGCATTTCATACAAAACTGCTCCAAGGCACCACCAGTCAACAGTCCTGTCGTAGGGCTGCTTATGAAGAACTTCAGGAGCAAGGTACTGTTAAATAGAAGAACCAGAACCATAATATTAGCCAAAGGCAGAAGAATCTTACAACAGAAACTAAAACCATACTAAACAAACCTATGTTCTTGAACTACCAGAAAAGCCTCCTAAGCCTATAGTTAAAATGTCATTTATATACACAACGGCTAGCTTGAGAGCAGTTCCCATTGCATAGGGATCATTCTTTGCCGGAAAGCTATCATTTTAAGAATCTTACTTTCTCTCACTTATCTATTCCATTGTAACTCTCCATCAGGTGTGCATATTTACTGTTGCTTCATCTATTCTTATCATACAGTTTATATAGACAAACATTAACCATTTCAGAAATCAGAACTAAGCATACCTCAGGTGTGCCACAAAACGTGGAGGTAGTGCCATTGTGTTCTATGTTCTCTTTGCAGAGTCCAAAGTCAGTCAAGATAATATGCCCCTGAGAATCTAGCAAGATATTCTCTGGCTTCAAGTCCCTGTAGCAACAAGAGATTAACAGAAATGTTAGTTCTTCTCGGTTAAAAAGTATTCTTAGTATTTTGTGAGCATGTTTATAGATTTTGCAATTCTTTAAATTCGGATAAAGTATTTTGAAACTAGATGTTTTAAACGAATATATATTGAAATCTACTTTCCACAGATAAGGTACAAAATATGCACATTTATAATCAT harbors:
- the SGK1 gene encoding serine/threonine-protein kinase Sgk1 isoform X3, with translation MKQRRMGLNDFIQKIATNSYPCKHPEVQSILKISQPEEPELMNANPSPPPSPSQQINLGPSSNPHATPSDFHFLKVIGKGSFGKVLLARHKAEEEFYAVKVLQKKAILKKKEEKHIMSERNVLLKNVKHPFLVGLHFSFQTADKLYFVLDYINGGELFYHLQRERCFLEPRARFYAAEIASALGYLHSLNIVYRDLKPENILLDSQGHIILTDFGLCKENIEHNGTTSTFCGTPEYLAPEVLHKQPYDRTVDWWCLGAVLYEMLYGLPPFYSRNTAEMYDNILNKPLQLKPNITNSARHLLEGLLQKDRTKRVGAKEDFMEIKNHIFFSPINWDDLINKKITPPFNPNVSGPSDLRHFDPEFTDEPVPNSIGQSSDSILITASVQEAAEAFLGFSYAPPMDSFL
- the SGK1 gene encoding serine/threonine-protein kinase Sgk1 isoform X2, which encodes MRGKEEKASLRAFMKQRRMGLNDFIQKIATNSYPCKHPEVQSILKISQPEEPELMNANPSPPPSPSQQINLGPSSNPHATPSDFHFLKVIGKGSFGKVLLARHKAEEEFYAVKVLQKKAILKKKEEKHIMSERNVLLKNVKHPFLVGLHFSFQTADKLYFVLDYINGGELFYHLQRERCFLEPRARFYAAEIASALGYLHSLNIVYRDLKPENILLDSQGHIILTDFGLCKENIEHNGTTSTFCGTPEYLAPEVLHKQPYDRTVDWWCLGAVLYEMLYGLPPFYSRNTAEMYDNILNKPLQLKPNITNSARHLLEGLLQKDRTKRVGAKEDFMEIKNHIFFSPINWDDLINKKITPPFNPNVSGPSDLRHFDPEFTDEPVPNSIGQSSDSILITASVQEAAEAFLGFSYAPPMDSFL